GAACGAGTCGGGTGCGATCATCGAGCACAGGGTGTGACCCTGGCAGCGCTGCCCGTCAACTGACACCTTCACTGTTGCGCACTCCTTCCTGGCCGGTGAGTTCCCCCGAATACCGTTGTGGGACTGGGGATATCACACGTGGTAGTCGTACCACTTGAGATAGCCGCCTGCGTCGACACGCAGCTGCATGCCGGTGACGAAGCGGGACTCGTCGGAGGCCAGCCACAGCACGGCGTTGCTGATGTCGGCCGGTTCCACCCACGGCACCTTCATGGCCTGCTGCACGTAGAACACCGGCTCGGCGTCGGCGCGGGTGGGATGTTCCAGATCCGGTCGGAACGAGCGGTACATCGGCTCGCTCTGCAGCATGTCGGTGTTGCAGTTGGTCGGATGGATCACGTTGGCCCGGATGCCCAGTGGCGTCAGCTCGGTCGCGAGGTAATGCACGTACTCGGCGATCATGCGCTTGGACACCATGTAGCCCATGCCGCCCGGATCGGCACCCGGATTGGGCTTGTTGTGCGCGTCCATCAGGGCCGCGGCCGACGCGGTCGCGACGATCGACGCGCCCTCGCCGAGATGGGGAAGCGCGGCCTGGATCGCGTTGATGGTGCCGACCAGGTTGGTGTTGATGCCGTCGGTCCAGGCCTGCAGCGGCGGATTGCCTTTCATCGCGGCGATACCGGCCTGCGCGACGACGATGTCGAGCCTGCCGAGTTCGCTGACACCGCGCTCAAGGGCATCCCTGAGTTGCGCGGCGTCGCGCACATCGGCCTGTGCGGTCACGACGCGGCGCCCGGCCTTCTCGACGAACCGCGCGGTCTCCTCGAGATCCTCCGGCGTCGCCAGCGAGTAGCCGATCGAATCGATGTTCCGGCACAGGTCGACGGCGATGATGTCGGCGCCTTCTTCGGCCAGCCGAACGGCGTGGCTGCGGCCCTGACCGCGCGCGGCACCGGTGATGAACGCGACCTTCCCGGCTACCCGGCCTTCTGCGCTTCCCATCCTGGTCCTTTCAGATGTGTGCCGAAAATCGTTGTGCTGGAGAACTTTCAGGTGTTGCGGCCACCGTTGACGCCGAGGATCTGGCCGGTGATGTAGCCGGCCTCCTCGGAGATCAGGAAGGCGCAGGCCGCCGCGATGTCCTCGGGGCGGCCCATCCGGCGCACCGGGGTCTGGGCGATCTGCGCCTCGGTGTCGCCGAGGAAGCCCTTGTCTTCGGCCTTGCGCAGCATCGGGGTGTCGATGAACCCAGGCGGCACGGCATTGACCGTGATGCCGCTGGGGCCGTACTCCAGCGCGAGGCTCTTGGTCAGGCCGTTCACCGCCGATTTGGCCGCGACGTAGGGCGCCATGTAGGGCTGGCCCGAGTGCGTGCTGGACGACGAGATGTTGACGATCCGGCCCCAGCCCGCCTCGATCATGTCGGGCAGCACGGCCTGGACGCAGTGGAAGACGCCGTTGAGGTTGACATCGATCACCTGCTGCCACTTCTCGAACGAGATGTCGGTGAAGCGCCGGAAGCAGTCCAATCCCGCCGCGTTGACCAGAACCGAGATCGGACCGAGCCGGGCGCGCACCGCGTTCATCGCCGCGTCGACCGCGGCGCGGTCGGTGACGTCGGCGACGTGCGAGAACTCGTCGTCCGACGCCTGCAGGTCCAGGGAGGCGACGTTGAGACCGTCGGCTCGCAACCGGGCCACGATCGCCGCTCCGATGCCGGAGCCGCCTCCGGTGACCACCGCGTTCTTCACGACAAACCTCCGGGTTCAGTGCCGGACCCGGCTTCCTCAGCGTTCAAGAATCATCCTTCCGAATATGAGAACCGTACTCTCGTGCGCGCGGAGTTCGCAAGCTCCCGACCGCCGGTGGATATCGGCTGTTCGGGGATGTCTGCCGGGTCGCAAAGGCCATGACTAGCCGATCTGCGTTCTGCTTGAGTTCTCATGATGCGAATGTATGATTCGCCGAGGATGAGAATGAAATTTCCATCACACCGCGCACGTCGCCGAGGAGGATGATGCAGGAAACGTCGACGATCACCGCAGAACAGCGTGCTGACCGGAAACTGTTGATCGGCGGAGAGCTGCGTGAGACGCCGCGGACGTTTCCTTCCGTCAACCCCGCCACCACCGAGGTGCTGGGCCACGCCCCCGACGCCACGGTGGCCGACGCCGAGGCCGCCATCGCCGCGGCGCGCAAGGCGTTCGACACCACGGACTGGTCCACCGACACCGGGCTGCGGGTGCGCTGCCTCGAGCAGCTCCATCAGGCCCTGCGCGAGCACCGCGACGAACTGGCCGCGTTGACCACGGCCGAGGTCGGTGCCACCGCCGCGCTGTGCGCCGGCGCGCAACTCGATCAGCCGATCGATATCGTCCGCTACTACGCCGACCTGCTCAAGACCTACCCGCTCACCGAAGACCTCGGCA
This region of Mycolicibacterium goodii genomic DNA includes:
- a CDS encoding mycofactocin-coupled SDR family oxidoreductase → MGSAEGRVAGKVAFITGAARGQGRSHAVRLAEEGADIIAVDLCRNIDSIGYSLATPEDLEETARFVEKAGRRVVTAQADVRDAAQLRDALERGVSELGRLDIVVAQAGIAAMKGNPPLQAWTDGINTNLVGTINAIQAALPHLGEGASIVATASAAALMDAHNKPNPGADPGGMGYMVSKRMIAEYVHYLATELTPLGIRANVIHPTNCNTDMLQSEPMYRSFRPDLEHPTRADAEPVFYVQQAMKVPWVEPADISNAVLWLASDESRFVTGMQLRVDAGGYLKWYDYHV
- a CDS encoding SDR family NAD(P)-dependent oxidoreductase — encoded protein: MKNAVVTGGGSGIGAAIVARLRADGLNVASLDLQASDDEFSHVADVTDRAAVDAAMNAVRARLGPISVLVNAAGLDCFRRFTDISFEKWQQVIDVNLNGVFHCVQAVLPDMIEAGWGRIVNISSSSTHSGQPYMAPYVAAKSAVNGLTKSLALEYGPSGITVNAVPPGFIDTPMLRKAEDKGFLGDTEAQIAQTPVRRMGRPEDIAAACAFLISEEAGYITGQILGVNGGRNT